Proteins found in one Lachancea thermotolerans CBS 6340 chromosome C complete sequence genomic segment:
- the IMP3 gene encoding snoRNA-binding rRNA-processing protein IMP3 (highly similar to uniprot|P32899 Saccharomyces cerevisiae YHR148W IMP3 Component of the SSU processome which is required for pre-18S rRNA processing essential protein that interacts with Mpp10p and mediates interactions of Imp4p and Mpp10p with U3 snoRNA) — MVRKLKHHEQKLLKKVDFLDWKQDQGHRDTQVMRTYHIQNREDYHKYNKLCGDVRRLSHKLSLLPPSDAFRIKHEQLLLEKLYAMGILTTKSKISDLENKVTVSAICRRRLPVIMHRLKMAETLSDAVKFIEQGHIRVGPNLITDPAYLVTRSMEDYVTWVDSSKIKKTILRYRNQIDDFDFA, encoded by the coding sequence ATGGTTAGAAAACTCAAGCACCATGAGCaaaagctgctgaagaaggtCGACTTCCTCGACTGGAAGCAGGACCAGGGCCACAGGGACACGCAGGTGATGCGTACGTATCACATCCAGAACAGAGAAGACTACCACAAGTACAATAAGCTGTGCGGTGACGTGCGCCGGCTCTCTCACAAATTGTCGCTTCTGCCACCATCGGATGCGTTCAGGATCAAGCACGAACAGCTCCTACTCGAAAAGTTGTACGCCATGGGCATCCTGACGACCAAGTCGAAAATCTCAGAtctcgaaaacaaagtcaCCGTCAGTGCCATCTGCAGAAGGCGCCTTCCCGTGATAATGCACCGCTTGAAGATGGCGGAGACTCTATCAGATGCTGTGAAGTTCATCGAGCAGGGTCATATTAGAGTGGGGCCCAACCTCATAACTGACCCGGCATACCTCGTCACCCGCAGCATGGAGGACTACGTAACGTGGGTCGACAGctccaagatcaagaaaaccATCCTCAGGTACAGGAACCAGATCGACGACTTCGATTTTGCATAG